A window from Lampris incognitus isolate fLamInc1 chromosome 5, fLamInc1.hap2, whole genome shotgun sequence encodes these proteins:
- the krt94 gene encoding keratin 94, with amino-acid sequence MSYQTYRMSTSSGPSSGASMIRSSRVGFVSSAPKAFSVAGSAPRRIASTTMHSMSSGFGGGYGGGYGGGYGGGYGSGSGGFDLSSALDQGTIHLNEKATMQNLNDRLASYLDKVRSLEAANSKLEIQIREYYEKKGPAAERDYSNYWAIINDLKDKINNATINNANILLQIDNSKLAADDFKTKFEHELMMRQSVEADIANLRRLLDQTTLTKADLELQIEGLQDELAYLKKNHAEELAALRSQLTGTVNVEVDAAPQQDLNKVLDDIRSQYEAITDKHRRDQETWFNDKSASLSKEVAVSTETIQTSKTEINDLRRTMQGLEIELQSQLSMKGALENTLAETEARYSAMLAGFQNQINMLEGELANVRSSIEQQGQDYRMLLDIKTRLEQEIATYRSLLETEESRPVGSGSSKTTVTTTTVRS; translated from the exons ATGTCTTACCAAACCTACCGTATGAGCACTAGCTCTGGCCCTAGCAGTGGTGCATCAATGATCAGGAGCAGCCGCGTCGGCTTTGTGTCCTCTGCCCCCAAAGCTTTCAGTGTGGCAGGCAGTGCACCCCGCCGCATCGCCTCTACCACAATGCACTCCATGTCCTCTGGCTTTGGTGGCGGTTATGGCGGTGGCTATGGCGGTGGCTATGGCGGTGGCTATGGCTCTGGCAGCGGTGGTTTCGACTTGTCTAGTGCCCTGGATCAGGGCACCATCCACCTGAATGAGAAGGCTACCATGCAGAACCTCAATGACCGTCTGGCCTCATATCTGGACAAGGTTCGCTCCCTGGAGGCCGCCAACTCCAAGCTGGAGATACAGATCAGAGAGTACTATGAGAAGAAGGGGCCAGCAGCTGAGAGGGACTACAGCAACTACTGGGCTATCATCAATGACCTGAAGGACAAG ATCAATAATGCCACCATCAACAATGCCAACATCCTGCTCCAGATTGACAATTCCAAGCTGGCTGCTGATGACTTCAAGACCAA ATTTGAGCATGAGCTGATGATGCGCCAGTCAGTGGAGGCTGACATTGCCAACCTGCGTCGCCTGCTTGACCAGACCACTCTGACCAAGGCTGACTTGGAGCTGCAGATCGAGGGCCTGCAGGATGAGCTGGCCTACCTCAAGAAGAACCACGCAGAG GAGCTGGCAGCCCTGCGTTCTCAGCTCACTGGCACCGTCAATGTGGAGGTGGACGCTGCACCCCAGCAGGACCTCAACAAAGTCTTGGACGACATCCGCTCACAGTATGAAGCTATCACGGATAAACATCGCCGTGACCAGGAAACTTGGTTTAACGACAag TCCGCATCCCTGTCCAAGGAGGTGGCCGTTAGCACAGAAACAATCCAGACATCCAAGACAGAGATCAACGACCTGCGACGCACAATGCAGGGCCTGGAGATCGAGTTACAGTCTCAGCTCAGTATG AAAGGGGCTTTGGAGAACACCTTGGCAGAAACAGAGGCTCGCTACAGTGCCATGCTAGCTGGCTTCCAGAATCAGATCAACATGCTAGAGGGAGAGCTCGCTAACGTGCGTTCCAGCATCGAACAGCAGGGACAAGATTACAGGATGTTGCTGGACATCAAGACCAGACTGGAGCAGGAGATTGCAACCTACAGGAGCCTCCTAGAAACAGAAGAGTCCAG GCCTGTCGGTTCAG GGAGCTCCAAGACCACAGTTACAACCACCACTGTGCGCAGTTAG